A single region of the Daphnia magna isolate NIES unplaced genomic scaffold, ASM2063170v1.1 Dm_contigs181, whole genome shotgun sequence genome encodes:
- the LOC123467392 gene encoding uncharacterized protein LOC123467392, which translates to MSGRELSDYVAVLEKLKSLFDPEYEPCLEEVVLDFETATKRAFEDVFPDTKIFGCNFHWTQSVYRNFKRLGFSVAYRTDSKIKELVRETLALPFVPYQEIQGCLKKLKDRSVQLVDDLIALNEERTDDNLPPLPITDLRTFFDYVEKQWITSRVWSPDTWSVFFQEMRTNNDAEGWHYRINMHAPKKGDLNLYHLIELLYKETQMNLINKKIVVTGSRRQESEQSVYEDQRED; encoded by the coding sequence ATGTCCGGTCGCGAGCTAAGCGATTATGTCGCGGTccttgaaaaattaaaatcccTTTTTGATCCCGAGTACGAACCTTGCTTAGAAGAAGTGGTCTTGGATTTCGAAACAGCGACCAAAAGAGCATTTGAAGATGTTTTCCCTGATACGAAGATTTTTGGTTGCAATTTTCATTGGACGCAAAGTGTGTATCGTAATTTTAAAAGACTTGGATTTTCAGTAGCTTACAGGACAgattcaaaaatcaaagagTTAGTGCGGGAAACATTAGCTTTGCCATTCGTTCCATATCAAGAAATTCAaggttgtttaaaaaaactgaaggATCGATCAGTCCAATTAGTTGATGATTTGATTGCATTAAACGaagaaagaaccgacgataatCTTCCACCATTACCTATTACAGATCTGAGAACGTTCTTTGACTATGTCGAGAAACAGTGGATTACGAGTCGTGTTTGGTCTCCAGATACTTGGAGCGtcttttttcaagaaatgCGGACGAATAATGATGCCGAAGGGTGGCATTACCGGATAAACATGCATGCTCCTAAGAAGGGCGATTTGAACCTATATCATCTCATTGAACTTCTCTATAAAGAAACTCAGATGAATTTGATTAATAAAAAGATTGTTGTTACAGGGTCAAGACGTCAGGAGTCAGAACAAAGTGTATATGAGGACCAACGAGAGGATTAA